A genome region from Nymphalis io chromosome Z, ilAglIoxx1.1, whole genome shotgun sequence includes the following:
- the LOC126780748 gene encoding golgin subfamily A member 6-like protein 6: protein MRTLAITLCLAIYVVSSIALPLKETSEDTDISREKRSPTGWHSEPEGVWEKKLVWKEDWKQIWKTEKKLIWKTEWKKEKVPAWKTEKVQQWKEEQVPAWKVIQKPIWKEVQVPIWKEVQVPDWKKVWKPVWKEIQVPVTKAIQVPEWKQNFVPEWVKEGVPGEKYLGKDDHGWEYTSHDLWRKKLIWKPVWKKVWRTEHKQEWVTDKKLEWKEEWKQIWRTEKKQAWVTEKKQEWVEEKVQVWKTVKKEVWVPVQKKIWVEKWKQIQVPVWKTIEVPAWKKVWKPVWQKVWVPVHHEHHEHHGWD from the coding sequence ttatgTTTGGCGATTTACGTAGTGTCTTCAATAGCCTTACCGCTTAAGGAAACATCTGAAGACACAGACATTTCAAGAGAAAAACGTTCACCTACAGGCTGGCATTCAGAACCAGAAGGAGTTTGGGAAAAAAAACTTGTATGGAAAGAAGATTGGAAACAGATATGGAAAACTGAAAAGAAACTTATCTGGAAAACCGAAtggaaaaaagaaaaagtacCCGCTTGGAAAACTGAAAAAGTTCAACAGTGGAAAGAAGAACAAGTACCAGCTTGGAAAGTAATACAAAAACCCATATGGAAAGAAGTACAAGTGCCTATATGGAAAGAAGTGCAAGTACCCGATTGGAAGAAAGTTTGGAAACCAGTCTGGAAAGAAATACAAGTACCGGTCACTAAAGCTATTCAAGTGCCAGAATGGAAACAGAACTTTGTACCTGAATGGGTAAAGGAGGGTGTTCCTGGTGAAAAATATTTGGGTAAAGATGATCATGGGTGGGAATACACCAGTCATGACCTTTGGAGGAAAAAGTTGATCTGGAAGCCTGTCTGGAAAAAAGTCTGGAGAACGGAGCACAAACAAGAATGGGTAACTGACAAGAAACTAGAATGGAAAGAAGAATGGAAACAAATTTGGAGAACGGAAAAGAAACAAGCCTGGGTAACGGAAAAGAAGCAGGAATGGGTAGAAGAGAAAGTACAAGTATGGAAAACTGTTAAAAAAGAAGTTTGGGTTCCAGTACAGAAGAAAATATGGGTCGAGAAATGGAAGCAAATTCAAGTTCCAGTATGGAAAACAATAGAAGTCCCAGCATGGAAAAAAGTGTGGAAACCAGTCTGGCAAAAAGTATGGGTACCGGTACATCATGAACACCACGAACACCACGGATGGGATTAA